The following DNA comes from Methanosarcina vacuolata Z-761.
CGCTCCGGAAGAGGATAGACCTGGCTAAAGTGCATCATCGCAACCTTGTGATCCTTAGAAATAGTATCGACAACCTCTTTTATCACACCATAAGTAGAGCCACGCCCTACAAGCACGATTTTTGGAGAAGAATCGCCATAAAGAAGTGGTGGGTCAATCTCTTTCTTTATAAGAGGCAATTTATTCAATAACCTTTTCTGGACCATTTTGATCCGGGTCTCGGAATCTTCTATGATATGCCCTTCTTCGTCATGTTCATCGCTATCCGCTACAACGAGGTGTTTTCCGGTTTCTCCGGGAACTGCAAGAAGAGAAATTCCTGTACTGGAATATTTAAAACGTTTATAAACCTCAACACCTTCAAGGTCTTTTTCTCTCAGCCGATAATCATTGTAAATTATATTCTCAAGGTCGAATTTTTCATAAGTCCATTCGGTATCCACAAGATACTGGTCTGACTGGATGAACACAGGGATCTGGTACTTTTCCGCAAGCTCGAAGGCCCTGTTAGTGAGGTAAAAAGCCTGTTTTGGGTCTCCAGGCTCAAAAATCACCCTTGGAAACTCTCCATGCGCTGCATAAAGGACAAAAAGCAAGTCTGCCTGTTCCGTGCGTGTAGGTAAGCCGGTTGCAGGCCCAGGGCGCTGCATTTCTGCAATAACGATAGGAGTTTCGGTCATTCCTGCAAGAGAAAGGCCTTCTACCATCAGGGCAAATCCTCCACCCGACGTTCCGGTCATTGCCCTTACGCCTGCAAAAGAGGCTCCTATCGCCATATTAATAGCTGAAATCTCGTCTTCAACCTGTTCAACGACCAGGTTGTACTCTTCTGCTCTGGAAGCCATATAGTTTAGAATCCCTGTTGAAGGCGTCATAGGGTAACCGGAATAAAACTTACAGCCCGACATAAGGGCGCCCATTCCAATTGCATTAACCCCGTCAATAAGCATGAGTTTTCTGTTTTCAGGTTCACGGATTTCGGGAGCTTCGCAACGGAGACAATTTTTACGAGCATAATTATACCCCGCTTCTGCGCAGGCTATATTTCCCTGGATTACTTCCTCCCCTTTTTTCTCGAAAGCTTTTCTTAGAACATTCCTGAGGGTTTCAAGCCCAATATCAAGAATCCCAAGCGCTGCTCCGGTAGCTACAGTATTTGCCATCACGCTTTTTTTTCCTACATCAAGGGCTATTTTTTTGAACGGGATATCTATGAACTCGGGTTCTTCAAATTTCTTTTTGGTAATTTCGGAATCATAAAGAATAAATCCTTCATCCCGTACGCTTTTTCTATGAATTTCTATAGTGTCCAGGTCAAGAGCCAGGAGGATATCAACCATATCTCTTGAGGCAGAGATTTCCTTTTCAGAAAAGCGAATTTGATAAAAATTGTGCCCACCACGTACCCTGGACATATAGTCCTGGTGAGTAAATACGTGAAATCCTGTTTTGGAAAAGACCTGTGCAAGAGCTCCACCTATGGTCTGCAGCCCCTGTCCGGCCTCTCCTCCTACTCGAAGTGTGTACTCCAAATATTTTACCCCCAAATATTTTTTATTTTTTAATTTTGGTTCGATTGTTCGAATAAGTTCAAGTCACTAATACGAACTCTAATACAAAACTTGTTTGAGCAGTTTCGTAATGATTGCAGCAAAACAGAGATTCTTTATCAACTTCCTTTTTTATGTTGTTATTAACCCTGTTTAACCGCCTTATCTTTTCAGCTCCCTGAATAATAGTTATTATTCAGTATTAAATATTCTTGTAACTTGACTATTTTCGAAAAGAATACGCCTTTAAGGTAGTGTCAAAATTGACAGAAGGCTGTAGATATAATCAAGGTGAAAGGTTGATTCCCTGGACAGTAGGTGAACGAGAGTTCCCTTACCAGCAGGAAAATATGAAGCCTATGTTCTTACAAAATCTGTCTGAATACTATGATATTATAGACCTATTGTAAATTTTCAACATGCATTACTGACTTTTCGGATAGGCTCTTTGATTGAAAATTGGGGGGACTTAAACCTATTAGGACTTAGAACTATTAGGACTTAGAACTATTAGGACTTAGAACTATTAGGACTTAGAACTATTAGGACTTAGAACTATTAGGACTTAGAACTATTAACTTAGAACTATTAGGACTTAGAACTATTAGGACTTAGAACTATTAGATCTCTCATAGAGGACGAGTTTTAATTAGACAAAAAACGTGTAATACGGAGAATTTAAACCAATATACAATGATCTCCGTAAAAAGATACTGTTCTCTGGCTGTATTTTTGATAGGGGCAGTTATAGCTTTCTTTATTAATGATAAAAAGGGATTAAAACGCTTGGCTGAGAGTTAAGAAAAAAAGCACCATATTCTGTGCTTTTTATGTTCTTTTCTTTGCCACTAAATTTTAATTCCATATTTATGATTTTTTGCACCAGAACCCACAAAACAGCAAAGAACCAATAACTTTGATATGGTTATCTCCATATAATATCCGCTTTTTTTCTACCGGGTATTTTTCTATGTTTATATTTTGGGTATCCAAAAAGCATTGGAAATTGCAAAACAAATCCTGCAGGAATACCAAGAGCTTCTTTTAATGGCTGATATTCTACTGCTGCTCTATGTAGTAGTCCTACCCAACAAGTTCCAAGACCAAAAGAAGGAGCAATGAGATCAAAGGTTGTCAGGGCTATAATGCTGTCAGTGTATCCAGAGGCATTTTCTGAATAAGCATAGACAAGTCCCGGAGAATTTCTACAAATGGGATCAAAGCCTGCATCAGCGAGAGCAACAAGAATAGGAAAATAACGCTTAAGAGGATGGTCTGCGTCTTTTTCTGCCATCATTCTCATCCAATCAATAGTAAGATCTGCAAACTTTTTAATCTTCGATGCATCAGTTACAACAAGCCACTTAACAGGTTGTCCATTCATGCCAGATGGAGCAAAGCGGACGGCTTCAAAAATATCTCTGATTTTCTCTTTTTCAACGGGCTTATTTTTGAAAATCCTTATCGAGCGTCTGCTTTGAATATATTTTTTAAGTTGTTCAGGGTTAATCTGCTCAATGCTAGCATTATCATCTTCAGGAGGGAATGACTGATAATTTACCATAATTGCATTCGCAGGACAAACAGCTTCACAGTGCCCACAACGAGTACAAAATGCCTCATATTCGGTGGGTAAGGACGGAGCACCTTTTTCTCCAGGCATGATTATATTTACAGGACAAACCATAGAACAAATTCCACAAGCTGTACATTTTTCCACGTCAAACGAAATAAGGCTCATTTGCTAACCTCTTTTTACAAAACTACTCTTTATTTAACTCTTTTTTCCGTTCGGTTGCAATCTCGGCACGTTTAAATATCAACTGCAATAGATCGCGACAAAGGAAACTTATCAATTCCTGACAACGCAACAGAAACTCCTGCGTCAGCAGAACTGCCACACAAAGCGGCCTCCCTTACGGGTTACGCGCCCCGCTGAGGTCTCTGCAAAATGTGAACTGAAAAACAGGGCATGCCGGTCTGCAAGATAATCCAGCGCCCACCGCCGTGAAGCACGGGCTTGCAGTGCATCTTCACAGTACACCGAGTTCCATTCAGGGCGGTATACCTGGATGGGATGGTGCATGACATCCCCACCAAAAAGAGCTTCTTTTCCGCCGGAAGTAAGGCAGACTGCCATCTGGCCAATGCTGTGCCCGGGTACCGGATATAAGGAGATTCCCTCAAGAAACTCCGTCCCATCAGGTTCAATGATTTCGGCCTGCTCTGCCTGGATCACCGGCAGGATGCTGTCTTCGTATACTATGAATTTGACGCGGTTATTCACCGGGTAGTTTTCCGGGTCGGAATAATGCATCTGCTCGGCCTTTGAGAAGACATACGTTGCATTGGGGAATGTCGGTTCCCATACACCATCAACAAGCTGCGTATTCCATCCAACGTGATCCACGTGAAGGTGTGTTAAGATAACATAATCCACCATTGCCGGAGTCACACCTGCGGCTTTGAGCCGTTCCAGGTAGGGGGATTTCAACCTGTTTAACCGGGGCATCCAGATACGTTCCTTGTCGTTTCCCGTCCCTGTGTCAATAAGAATCGTATGTTGCTTTGTCCGCAGCACCCACGTATGGATACTCTGGAAGACATGCGTACGGGTCTTGTCCATGTTTCCGGGAACCAGCCATTTTTCATGCTCCTGAATGAATGAAGGGTCCCACTGGGGATACAGATATTCAGGAGTGTTTGAATCGAGAATAAGTTCGGATACGCGGGTTACTGTGGCCTCGCCCACGCGATATACGCGATTTGTGTCCATGATGCTTCTACCTTTTTGCCCGTCTTTTCCTGTCCGGGCCGCTTCAATGCAGGTAAAAGACCGTAAGTGCTGTAGTATTAAAAAATGAGCAGTTTGCAAAATCGTATATACTATTATAAATGATACTATTGCTTATGCAAAAATCTCCTCCTGTAGGAAAATGTCCGATCCAGATTTCTCTCTCAGTCATTGGCGGAAAGTGGAAGCCAATAATCCTCTGGTTTCTCAAAGACGGACCGGTCCGGTTCTCTGGGATCCAGAAGAAAATCCCCGGGATCACCCAGATGATGCTGACAAAACAGCTCCGCGAGCTGGTTGCCGATGGGATGATCGAAAGGACAGTCTATCCCGAGGTCCCACCACGAGTCGAATATAGTATCACTGATGACGGCCGCTCGGTCTTTCCCGTTCTTATGGCATTAAACGAGTGGGGAAACGAGTACCAGAAGAGGAAATACGGAAGCTGGAACCAGAAGTGTGCGGAAACTTTTCGCGATGATATTAAAGAGTAAGATTAGGTCATGTCAAGTTGTCGGGAGTTAGATCAGGTCTATGTCGAAGATATCTCCTTTATCTCCAAAGACTTGATAGAACCTTTTTTGGTGCTCTGACAAAAGGCCGAAAAAGGCCGCAAGATGACAATAAAAATCCGAAGCAGTTCACCGCGTAAGTAACCCTGGCCTGAAAGAGACCACCTTATGAATAGGATAAAATCGACATACTTATAATATTTTTGTAATGATGAAAGTTTAATAAGTGTAATTCTTATTTTATCTTTTAATTTATATAAAGAAAATGTTCTTTTCAAGCAGAATTTTCCACAAATGCCTGAATGTTTGTTTTCTCGATTGTTCTATGATATATAAGAATAAACTGGTTTCCTCTGATGAACTCCATGGTAAATGCAAAAAGCTTAAGAAACAAAGAAGCAAGACTGAAGCATTAACTTAAGAAACGATTTAGCCATAACTGATTTTTAGGTCTACTTAGTTTAGTTTCATATGTAGTACCGACTCAAATTGTATTAGACGATTACTTCATACCAGAAATACTTATTATAAAAGAGACAAAATACTGAAAATCTCTGCATAGAATGATACCCGTA
Coding sequences within:
- a CDS encoding 2-oxoacid:acceptor oxidoreductase subunit alpha; amino-acid sequence: MEYTLRVGGEAGQGLQTIGGALAQVFSKTGFHVFTHQDYMSRVRGGHNFYQIRFSEKEISASRDMVDILLALDLDTIEIHRKSVRDEGFILYDSEITKKKFEEPEFIDIPFKKIALDVGKKSVMANTVATGAALGILDIGLETLRNVLRKAFEKKGEEVIQGNIACAEAGYNYARKNCLRCEAPEIREPENRKLMLIDGVNAIGMGALMSGCKFYSGYPMTPSTGILNYMASRAEEYNLVVEQVEDEISAINMAIGASFAGVRAMTGTSGGGFALMVEGLSLAGMTETPIVIAEMQRPGPATGLPTRTEQADLLFVLYAAHGEFPRVIFEPGDPKQAFYLTNRAFELAEKYQIPVFIQSDQYLVDTEWTYEKFDLENIIYNDYRLREKDLEGVEVYKRFKYSSTGISLLAVPGETGKHLVVADSDEHDEEGHIIEDSETRIKMVQKRLLNKLPLIKKEIDPPLLYGDSSPKIVLVGRGSTYGVIKEVVDTISKDHKVAMMHFSQVYPLPERDKFDYIELLENADLTICIENSATGQFAKLMRAETGFEFSHQILRYDGRPFTIENLKEELHAYI
- a CDS encoding nitroreductase family protein, which codes for MSLISFDVEKCTACGICSMVCPVNIIMPGEKGAPSLPTEYEAFCTRCGHCEAVCPANAIMVNYQSFPPEDDNASIEQINPEQLKKYIQSRRSIRIFKNKPVEKEKIRDIFEAVRFAPSGMNGQPVKWLVVTDASKIKKFADLTIDWMRMMAEKDADHPLKRYFPILVALADAGFDPICRNSPGLVYAYSENASGYTDSIIALTTFDLIAPSFGLGTCWVGLLHRAAVEYQPLKEALGIPAGFVLQFPMLFGYPKYKHRKIPGRKKADIIWR
- a CDS encoding MBL fold metallo-hydrolase, giving the protein MDTNRVYRVGEATVTRVSELILDSNTPEYLYPQWDPSFIQEHEKWLVPGNMDKTRTHVFQSIHTWVLRTKQHTILIDTGTGNDKERIWMPRLNRLKSPYLERLKAAGVTPAMVDYVILTHLHVDHVGWNTQLVDGVWEPTFPNATYVFSKAEQMHYSDPENYPVNNRVKFIVYEDSILPVIQAEQAEIIEPDGTEFLEGISLYPVPGHSIGQMAVCLTSGGKEALFGGDVMHHPIQVYRPEWNSVYCEDALQARASRRWALDYLADRHALFFSSHFAETSAGRVTRKGGRFVWQFC
- a CDS encoding winged helix-turn-helix transcriptional regulator; amino-acid sequence: MQKSPPVGKCPIQISLSVIGGKWKPIILWFLKDGPVRFSGIQKKIPGITQMMLTKQLRELVADGMIERTVYPEVPPRVEYSITDDGRSVFPVLMALNEWGNEYQKRKYGSWNQKCAETFRDDIKE